Part of the Flexistipes sp. genome is shown below.
ATAATGATGGGAAATGATTTCCCTCATCTTCATAATACTGCTCCAATAATCTTTAGTAGCAAAATTTTCCAAAACTTCAGGATTGTTTTTATATAAATTTTTTATATTTTCTCCGATTGTTTGGAGTCTCATTGATATTGAATCAAATTTTTCCAGGTTTTTGTCATTTTTAAGAAAATCCTCACCAGAATCTATGCCAGAAAACCTTTTTTCAATCAAATCAATGCTTTTCAATATAAAGTCAATCGTAAAGTTTATGTCGATTTTACCCATACATGACTTCTTTTTCGATATTCTCTTTTAATGGTTTATTTAAGTCTTTATGATCATACACCAAATCAACTTTGTGATCTAAAATTTTTTCTATATAAACCCATGCTCCAGCAACATTCCTGAAGTTGGTATTGCTGAATTTTACATAAATATCAATGTCACTGCCCGTATCATAAGTATCATTTACATAGCTGCCGAACAGACCAATTTTTATTACGCTGAATTTGTTACGCAATACGTCTTTATGTCGGTTTAAACATTCCAAGATATGTCCTTTTGTGAGTTCTGTTTGATTTGCCGGCATTTTTAAATGCTCCATTTTTACGATTTATAAGGTTATTATAGTAATATTTTAAATATTTTGCAATGAGTTCCAATGAGATGGACTAATGTGGATGATTTGAGTACCCTCCCTCACACTTCGTAAGTGTGAGGATAATATTTGACAAATATACTAAGTTTTCATAATATAACTAATTGTTACTAAATATATTTTATACCTATTGGCTAAGATCACCCAATCTCACACTTACGAAGTGTGAGATTGGTGCTGGAGCATTTTATGAGAAAACATCCGCTTGTTACAGATCATGTTTATCATGTGTTCACAAAAAGCATAGCCGGATACGAAATATTCAGTAGCGTTGCCGATTTTCACAGAATGATAGAAATGATGAAGTTTTATGGTTATGAAAAGAGACCTTCCAGATTTTCTGAATATGTACGTATTAAAAATAAAGATGAGTATCTCAAAAAGTATACTCACTCTGAAGATACTATAGTGGATTTAATCGCTTACTGTCTCATGCCCACACATATTCATTTTCTGCTTGTTCAAAAGAAAGATAAAGGGATATCTGCTTATATGAAAAATATCCTGGACAGCTATACCAGATATTTTAACAATAAAAATAGTAGAAAGGGGCCTTTGTGGCAGGGGAGATTTAAAAGTGTATATGTGGAAACGGATGAGCAGTTACTGCATTTGACAAGATATATCCATCTTAATCCGACTTCTTCAAAGTTAGTGCCAACTCCTGAAGACTGGCCGTATTCTTCATATAGAGAATACTTGCATGAATCAGAGCGTAATGTATGCAATTTTACAAATTATATTGATATTAATTCTGAAGAATACAGACATTTTGTAACTTCCAGAAAAGGTTATCAGGCAAAACTTAATAAAATAAAACACTTACTTTTAGAATAACCCAATCTCACACTTCGTAAGTGTGAGATTATATTGGGAGAAATATGAAACGCGTTTATCAAATAGTTTTTTTGTCTGCGGTTATTGTCATAGAGTATTTGGCTGTCACTACAAGAGAAATCGAAGCGGTGTCCCACAGCTGGGATAAGCTGAATCACGTATTGGCTTTTATGGTATTGTACGTACTTTTTTTACTTGCTTTTACCAAGCTAAGTGAAAAAGTGAAAATAACTTTGCTGCTGATTTATGCATTGCATATTGAGATTATCCAGCATTTTATACCAGGACGTGAATTTTCACTATTGGATATAACAGCTGATATAATTGGGATTATTCTTGGTTTGATTTTGTCTAAATTATTTGCAAGCCGAAAGGATTTGACCCAGAATATTTGAATAAAATCGACTTCGTGTTGATTTCAAATTGACCGTATATTAACATATTAATGCAATTTAATTGTTATTATACAATAATACTTAAAAGGAGATTTTCATATATGAAGATACTTGTTACAGGAGGAGCGGGTTATATCGGCAGCCACGTTGTGAAACAGCTGCTGGAATTTACCGGGCATGAAATAATAATATTGGACAATTTGAGCACAGGCAGAGAAAGTACCCTGGAAACCCTCAAATCAATAAGGGATTTTACATTTATCAAGCTTGATTTGAAAGAATTCCACGAGGTTGAAAAGATACTTCAAGAAAACGATATTAATACGATAATACATTTTGCAGCATCTATTATAGTTCCCGAATCTGTGGAGAATCCAGCAAAGTATTACATGAATAATACAGTTAATACGACAAACCTTATCAAATGCGCTTCGGAGAACGGAATTAAAAAATTCGTGTTCAGCTCGACGGCAGCTGTCTACGGGGAACCCAAACCTGAAATTCAAAATTCAAAATTTAAAATTAATGAATCTTATGCAACCAAGCCTATAAATCCTTATGGTTGGTCAAAACTGATGAGTGAAAGAGTGCTGCAGGATACGGCTAAAGCAGGCGGAAAGATGAAGTATGTGATTTTCAGATATTTTAATGTAGCCGGAGCTGATATCCACTACAATGAACACGCTTCACACCCAGCTCCTAACACCTCACACTTCACATCTGACATTTCACAACTCTCCCCCAGAATTGGTCAAAGCACTCCCAATGCAACACATCTGATAAAAATAGCATCCGAATGTGCGGCGGGCAAAAGGGATAAAATGTATATATTTGGCGATGATTATCCCACTGAAGATGGAACATGTATAAGGGATTATATCCATGTGGATGACCTGGCTGACGCTCATATCAGGGCAATCGAATATCTGCAGAAGAATCCCAGCGATATTTTCAACTGCGGCTACGGCAGAGGATACAGTGTAAAAGAAGTCATAGATGTGATGAAAAATGTGACGGGAATAGATTTTGAAGTGGAAGTATCTGGCAGAAGAGAAGGTGATCCGGCAGTTCTTGTTTCCGATAATAAAAAAATTAAAAGTTCGATGAACTGGCAGCCCAAATATGATAATCTTGAAATCATCTGCAAAAGTGCGTATGAATGGGAAAAGAGTGTAAAGTTAGATAGATAAGTAGAGAAATTGTGAATTAGGGAAAGGTTGTCAAGATTTGTAGAGACTGGGAAAACTTGTTAAGTATATAGACCATTTCAACATCAGCACTAATTCTTAGCACTTAATACTCAGCACATATAAAAAACACTTTCTTGAACTTTGACCGTAAAATCTGTATTATTTTATTATGAGAAAAGATATTGATATTGAAAAATTAAAAGAAGAAATCGTTGAGCGTTTAAAACCGCTGAATCCTGACAAAATTATACTGTTCGGAAGCTATGCCTATGGTAATCCTGATGACGAAAGTGATATAGATTTGTTTTTGGTAAAATCTGGTCTTAAGGAGCCCAGACAGTTTACACTTGAAGCCAGAAAAAGATTACGAGATATTATTTTGAATTATAGGACTAACGGCATTGATATTTTAGCGAGTTCGAAAGAGTTTTTAGAAAGCAGAGAGGATTATTTTTACAGAGTGGATATTTTAAAAAATGGAAAGGTTCTTTATGAACAAAACAGCAGCTAAAGAGTGGCTTACAAAAGCATGGCACCATTTAAGTAGTGCGCAACTACTTTTCCAGTTAGAGCATTATACTGATATAATAGCTATTGAGATTCATTATGCTGTTGAGATCAGCTTGAAGTCTTTTTTAGCGTATGACAATAGCAAGATATTTAAAACACATGATTTAGTAGATATTTATAAACATATCAAAGATCATATAAATTTTGATGATGATTTCTGTGCTTTAGCAGATAAGTGAATATCATATAGGTGAATCGTATCCATCATCCAATAGAAGTCTTCCAACGAGGGAAGAGATAGAAGAAGTTTTGGAGTTTGCTGCCGACGTTTTTGAGAGAGTCTGTGACATACTAAAAATAGACAAAGCTGAAATAATGAAACGGTAGGAATAAGTGAGTAGGGCAGTGTTGGTGCTAGTGTATTGCTCCAATAAAAATTGTAAGGAAATTTAGAAAAAGAAGTACAGTGATTTATATTTACATTTGGCTGTAAATTATAATATAAATAAAACATGATAAAAAGCCTGTTAATCGCATTTATATTATCATTTTTCTTGAACTTTGTATTTATATACCTTTTAAATCATAAAAAATTTAGAGATACATTTAACGGTCCACAAAAATTTCATGTATTTCCCACCTCAAGAATTGGTGGATTAGCAATTGTATTAAGTGTTTTTATTGCTGCTATATTTTATTATTTTGTGTTTCACAAAATGGAAATCTTTTATATCCTCTTATCTGCAATTCCGATAACATTTGCTGGTCTCGTTGAAGATATCGTAAAAAAAATAACTGTAAAAATAAGATTGTTTGCTGCTTTTATTTCTGTAGTCATTGGAATTTTGCTCCTTAATATTGTAGTTACGAGTATAGATATCCCGTTTTTTGACAGTTTATTTCAAATAAAAGTCTTTGCATACATCTTTACTATAATAGCTGCTTCAGGTGTAGCAAATTCAATAAATATTATTGACGGGTATAACGGCTTATCAGCAGTGGTTTCCATATTAATTTTTTTGGCTTTAGGCTATGTAGCTTTTGAACTCCATGATGTTCTTGTACTTGGCATGTGCTTTATTATGATAGGTTCTATTGGTGGTTTTTTTATTTGGAATTATCCTTTTGGGAAGATTTTTTTAGGTGACGGTGGTGCATACTTTATTGGATTTGTAATTGCGGTTTTGTCTATTTTACTTGTTAACAGAAATAGTGAAGTTTCCTCTTGGTTCCCTCTGTTGGTAGTTATATATCCTGTATTTGAAACCGTTTTCTCAATATACAGAAGAAAAATCTTAAAAAAAACAAAGATCGGTCATCCGGACAGCTTTCATCTGCATCAGCTTTTATACAAGAGGGTTGTACCTTTTATTTTTGAGCTGGACAGAAAAGAAAATGTCCTTTTGAGAAATTCAGCCACATCTCCTTTTCTATGGCTGATATGCAGTTTAGCAATAATACCGGCGATTCTTTTTTGGCAGCATACTTATATATTGATTATTTTTGTTTTTTTATTTTGCATTTTTTATATAATGCTTTACAAAAATATTGCAAAATTTAAAATAGGAAGAGTTTTGAAATATTTAAAAACTTATTGATTTTAAGAAAAAATTTGGTTTTAGTATGTAGTGAGAAATAGGGGGAATTATGAAGTCTAATGTCTATAAAGTTTTAGCCGTTTTTTTTATAATAATTGTTTGCTATGGTCTCACACTGTATAAACGGAATGAGCAACTGAATTTCTGGTTCCAGAATAAACCTGTTTATTTTACAGAAAATTATCCTGCTATGACAACATTGGATGCATACCACTGGCTCAGATATGCTGATTTGTACGGGGAAGTTCCTTTTGAAAATGATGTGAAACTACCATTGAAGGAGTACCCTGACGGTGCAAGTATGCCCGACAAAGTACCAATGCTGAGCTATATGATAGACAAGACCAAAGGTTTGTTTGATTCGGAAGGTTATAATGAAATCTATATCGCAGGCATAAAACTGACAAATATTCTGGGCGGTTTACTGGTTATCCCCTTCATACTTTATTTTTTCAGCATAGGTTTTCCTGCTGCAGGTATACTCGGAGGCTTAATAGGTAATTTCAGCTACGCTTATTATGTGAGGGCTTCCACAGGCAGGGTTGATACAGATACGCTTAATATGTTTTTCCCTTTCTTTGCTGCTTACCTGATATATCTCATGGATAAATGCAAAACAAATAGGGGTATTTATTTTTACTCGGTGATCTTAGGTCTGACCATGTATTTTTTTACATGGTGGTATGAACATCCGGGCTTTATAATTGTTTATTTTGCAATATTTTTATTTTTTCTTCTCATCAAAAGAGTAAAATGGAAAGTCGTGGGTATATCTTCACTGCTTTTCATTTTGTTCTCATATCCCGTGTATTTTTACAGAGGTTTTTTTAACCTATATAATTTCGTATTCGGCAAATATATAGCTTCTTTTTTCTCGGCTTCTGAAAGCAAGACGATAGTTTTTCCAAACATTCTACAGACTATTACTGAGAGCCAGAATAAAAATATCAAAGAAGTTATTGAAATGATGATCGGCAACCAAGCTATTGGTATAGCAGGTTTAATTCTTGCTGTAGGATTCCTTATTTATAAATGGCGTTCTTTGCTGCCAATGCTGCCCATGTTTGGCTTAGGCTGCCTGGCTTTTTATTCATCCAACAGATTTTCCATGTTTCTGGCTCCTTTTATTGGGATTGGGATAGGTTTTTTTGTGGACATCATTTTAAAATATGGAACTAAGTATATCAATTTAAACAAGCTGAATTATCAGGTAATATCTGTACCGATAGCTTTTATCATTTTCTTTCTTACGGCAGGAATGACAGCATATGACTATATACCCAGACCTTCAATCTCACGACCGATAACCCAAACTTTTCTTGATCTGAAACGACAACTGCCGAAACATTCAGCAGTATTTACTTGGTGGGACTACGGGTATGCAATTATGGATATTGCAGAGCTTGCAACTTATCACGATGGAAGTGCTCACGGCGGCGCACGTACGTATTTTGTTGCAAAAGGTTTTACATCTGACAATCAGAGCGTAATGCATAATATAGTTACATATATTGACAATAAAGGATTTGATTCTATCAATGATATGATAAAAGATAACAAATCCCCTGATTATATGCTGGATCATGTCTTAAATTACAACGGCGATCTGACAAATAAAAATACATACGTTTATTATACAAACGATATGATTGGCAAATACGGAGCCATGAGCTTTTTCGGAAACTGGGATTTTAATGAAAGAGAGAGTGATTCGGGTGGCTATCAGGCTGTAAACTGCTCTTCCATGAAAAATAATGTGCTGCAATGCAGGGGTATGAATATTGATCTTAACCAGGGAGTGCTGCAGATGCAGAACAGGAGCATTCCTCTGAAACGTATCGTTTTTGTGGATGGAGGTTACGTCAAAGATACACAAAGATTTGGTTTTGAAAGTAACCTTAATGTTATAATTATAACAAACGGAAGATATATCAGCGGTATTTATATAGTGCGGAATGAAGTATATAACTCAAATTTTAATCAACAATACATTTTGGGGAAATATGACAAAGACAAATTTGAAGAAGTGTACAATAATTTTCCCGTAGCCAGGGCTTTCAGAGTTAAATAGAAGAGTGTGGCGGGGACATGCTACTGAGGTCTTGGCACAGATATTTTTAAAGACTTTTGAATAATTTGTTGAATTCTTATCCTTGTACATTCCGGCTCGATAGAGCCAGTTGTCCGTTATTAACTGAGCCAGCCTCCCGGAACCGAGAGTCTATATTGAAGGTGACCGAAAACAAGTAATACGCTGACCGAGTTACTCCGCTACAGGCGCATGCAATATCAGAG
Proteins encoded:
- a CDS encoding HepT-like ribonuclease domain-containing protein translates to MGKIDINFTIDFILKSIDLIEKRFSGIDSGEDFLKNDKNLEKFDSISMRLQTIGENIKNLYKNNPEVLENFATKDYWSSIMKMREIISHHYINIDACIFRLDRARCPL
- a CDS encoding nucleotidyltransferase domain-containing protein: MEHLKMPANQTELTKGHILECLNRHKDVLRNKFSVIKIGLFGSYVNDTYDTGSDIDIYVKFSNTNFRNVAGAWVYIEKILDHKVDLVYDHKDLNKPLKENIEKEVMYG
- a CDS encoding transposase; its protein translation is MRKHPLVTDHVYHVFTKSIAGYEIFSSVADFHRMIEMMKFYGYEKRPSRFSEYVRIKNKDEYLKKYTHSEDTIVDLIAYCLMPTHIHFLLVQKKDKGISAYMKNILDSYTRYFNNKNSRKGPLWQGRFKSVYVETDEQLLHLTRYIHLNPTSSKLVPTPEDWPYSSYREYLHESERNVCNFTNYIDINSEEYRHFVTSRKGYQAKLNKIKHLLLE
- a CDS encoding VanZ family protein, with the translated sequence MKRVYQIVFLSAVIVIEYLAVTTREIEAVSHSWDKLNHVLAFMVLYVLFLLAFTKLSEKVKITLLLIYALHIEIIQHFIPGREFSLLDITADIIGIILGLILSKLFASRKDLTQNI
- the galE gene encoding UDP-glucose 4-epimerase GalE — encoded protein: MKILVTGGAGYIGSHVVKQLLEFTGHEIIILDNLSTGRESTLETLKSIRDFTFIKLDLKEFHEVEKILQENDINTIIHFAASIIVPESVENPAKYYMNNTVNTTNLIKCASENGIKKFVFSSTAAVYGEPKPEIQNSKFKINESYATKPINPYGWSKLMSERVLQDTAKAGGKMKYVIFRYFNVAGADIHYNEHASHPAPNTSHFTSDISQLSPRIGQSTPNATHLIKIASECAAGKRDKMYIFGDDYPTEDGTCIRDYIHVDDLADAHIRAIEYLQKNPSDIFNCGYGRGYSVKEVIDVMKNVTGIDFEVEVSGRREGDPAVLVSDNKKIKSSMNWQPKYDNLEIICKSAYEWEKSVKLDR
- a CDS encoding nucleotidyltransferase domain-containing protein, translating into MRKDIDIEKLKEEIVERLKPLNPDKIILFGSYAYGNPDDESDIDLFLVKSGLKEPRQFTLEARKRLRDIILNYRTNGIDILASSKEFLESREDYFYRVDILKNGKVLYEQNSS
- a CDS encoding HEPN domain-containing protein: MNKTAAKEWLTKAWHHLSSAQLLFQLEHYTDIIAIEIHYAVEISLKSFLAYDNSKIFKTHDLVDIYKHIKDHINFDDDFCALADK
- a CDS encoding glycosyltransferase family 4 protein, with the translated sequence MEIFYILLSAIPITFAGLVEDIVKKITVKIRLFAAFISVVIGILLLNIVVTSIDIPFFDSLFQIKVFAYIFTIIAASGVANSINIIDGYNGLSAVVSILIFLALGYVAFELHDVLVLGMCFIMIGSIGGFFIWNYPFGKIFLGDGGAYFIGFVIAVLSILLVNRNSEVSSWFPLLVVIYPVFETVFSIYRRKILKKTKIGHPDSFHLHQLLYKRVVPFIFELDRKENVLLRNSATSPFLWLICSLAIIPAILFWQHTYILIIFVFLFCIFYIMLYKNIAKFKIGRVLKYLKTY